A region of Veillonellaceae bacterium DNA encodes the following proteins:
- the fabZ gene encoding 3-hydroxyacyl-ACP dehydratase FabZ, translated as MEETQEKLHLNVEEIMEILPHRYPMLLVDKITEMVPMDYAIGQKSVTMNEPFFQGHFPGRPIMPGALICEAMAQVGGVALQYPEENRGLIPMFTGMERVHFRSPVVPGDVLVTKAVIEKIKGRMGKVHCEGTVDGVRKADADFIFYLMDPEKSKK; from the coding sequence ATGGAAGAAACACAGGAAAAGTTACATCTGAACGTTGAAGAAATCATGGAAATCCTGCCGCACCGCTATCCGATGCTTCTCGTCGACAAGATCACGGAAATGGTACCGATGGACTATGCCATCGGACAGAAATCCGTCACCATGAATGAACCGTTCTTCCAGGGCCACTTCCCGGGCCGTCCGATCATGCCGGGCGCCCTCATCTGCGAAGCTATGGCTCAGGTAGGCGGCGTTGCCCTTCAGTATCCGGAAGAAAACAGAGGACTTATCCCCATGTTCACAGGCATGGAACGCGTCCACTTCCGTTCCCCGGTCGTACCGGGAGACGTTCTCGTCACCAAAGCTGTCATTGAAAAGATCAAAGGCCGCATGGGCAAAGTCCACTGCGAAGGCACCGTAGACGGCGTCCGCAAAGCAGATGCTGACTTCATCTTCTACCTGATGGATCCGGAAAAATCCAAGAAATAA
- the lpxC gene encoding UDP-3-O-acyl-N-acetylglucosamine deacetylase: MKRNQHTIGKDVTYKGLGLHSGMPVTMTMHPAAPGTGIIFKRSDLPGGPEVPAQSRYITNTLRATTLEKGEAKVFTVEHVLSALYALQIDNCVIEMDSPEPPVGDGSAKTFCDMVEEAGIETQDEMITILTLDTSAAVYEDNKFITALPYDGLRITFTSINPHPLLGTQMRDVVIDHDSYMKEIAPARTIGFTWELEAMRKMGLGKGGTLENAVVYSETECLSQLRFPDELVRHKILDILGDISLVGPLHAHIIAVLGSHKLNAELSEKLQALKKDLKE, from the coding sequence GTGAAAAGAAATCAGCACACCATCGGGAAAGATGTCACGTACAAGGGCCTGGGGCTCCACTCCGGCATGCCTGTCACCATGACCATGCATCCCGCCGCTCCGGGGACAGGAATCATTTTCAAGCGAAGCGACCTGCCCGGAGGACCGGAAGTGCCGGCACAGTCCCGGTACATCACCAATACGCTGCGCGCAACGACACTGGAAAAAGGCGAAGCCAAGGTCTTCACCGTCGAACATGTCCTCTCCGCGCTCTATGCACTCCAGATCGACAACTGCGTGATCGAAATGGATTCGCCTGAACCGCCCGTAGGCGACGGCTCCGCAAAGACATTCTGCGACATGGTCGAGGAAGCAGGCATTGAAACTCAGGATGAGATGATCACGATCCTGACGCTTGATACAAGCGCTGCTGTCTATGAAGACAACAAATTCATCACAGCCCTTCCCTATGACGGGCTCCGCATCACATTCACCTCGATCAATCCGCATCCTCTTCTGGGAACACAGATGAGAGACGTCGTGATTGACCACGACTCCTATATGAAAGAAATCGCGCCGGCAAGAACGATCGGATTTACATGGGAACTCGAAGCCATGAGAAAGATGGGCCTTGGCAAAGGCGGCACATTGGAAAACGCCGTCGTTTACTCCGAGACCGAATGCCTCTCGCAGCTGCGCTTCCCCGACGAACTTGTCCGTCATAAAATACTCGACATCCTGGGAGACATTTCCCTCGTCGGCCCGCTTCATGCGCACATCATCGCCGTCCTCGGCAGCCATAAGCTGAACGCCGAACTATCTGAGAAACTTCAGGCTTTGAAAAAAGACCTCAAGGAATAA
- the larE gene encoding ATP-dependent sacrificial sulfur transferase LarE, with the protein MLTKELQKKQDNLEAYLKELGSVMLAFSGGVDSTYLMHEAHKVLGDKAMAVTMNLASVPEREVADAMEYCTKEGIRQKVIKMDQFAIEGFAENPTNRCYLCKHFLFSTLQQIAKEEGFAYVIDGTNMNDASQYRPGLTALSELGIKSPLRHAGLYKADIRALSKEAGLATWSKPSFACMATRFVYNEGITAKKLAMVEAAENFLFSKGFTQLRVRVHEGNLARIEVLPGELFKLFKLHDEVSRVFKAIGFTYVTMDLLGYRMGSMDEVLDKDQLEM; encoded by the coding sequence ATGCTTACTAAGGAATTACAGAAGAAACAAGACAATCTGGAGGCATACCTCAAGGAGCTCGGCAGCGTCATGCTGGCGTTCTCCGGCGGCGTGGATTCCACATACCTTATGCATGAAGCTCATAAAGTCCTCGGCGACAAAGCCATGGCTGTCACGATGAATCTCGCATCCGTTCCTGAAAGGGAAGTGGCTGACGCGATGGAATACTGCACGAAGGAAGGCATCCGCCAGAAGGTCATCAAGATGGACCAGTTCGCCATCGAAGGCTTCGCTGAAAATCCGACGAACCGCTGCTATCTCTGCAAGCACTTCCTTTTCAGCACGCTGCAGCAGATTGCCAAAGAAGAAGGCTTCGCTTACGTCATCGACGGGACAAATATGAACGATGCATCGCAGTACAGGCCAGGCCTCACGGCTCTTTCCGAACTCGGCATCAAGAGCCCGCTCCGTCATGCCGGGCTTTACAAGGCAGACATCCGCGCACTTTCCAAAGAAGCCGGCCTTGCCACATGGAGCAAGCCGTCCTTTGCCTGCATGGCGACACGTTTCGTCTACAACGAAGGCATCACAGCCAAGAAGCTTGCGATGGTCGAAGCAGCGGAGAATTTCCTTTTCTCCAAAGGCTTCACGCAGCTCCGCGTCCGCGTGCATGAAGGAAATCTGGCGCGCATCGAAGTGCTCCCGGGAGAACTCTTCAAGCTCTTCAAGCTGCACGATGAAGTCTCCCGCGTATTCAAAGCGATCGGCTTCACGTATGTGACGATGGATCTTCTGGGCTACCGTATGGGAAGCATGGATGAAGTACTCGACAAGGATCAGTTGGAAATGTAA
- the larB gene encoding nickel pincer cofactor biosynthesis protein LarB, with protein sequence MDVREILEEVKKGTMDTAAAEELLRANPASRSYEEMGYAKLDTDRRERSGFAEVVYCQGKSDKFIADIFQKLYELDGEVFGTRASSHQYELVKERIPDISYDPVSHILKKEKEGKERIGCVAVCTGGTADISVAEEAAQTAEYFGTHVERIYDVGVSGIHRILSKETLVRSANCVVAVAGMEGALASVIGGLVKNPVIAVPTSVGYGASFHGLSALLTMINSCANGIVTVNIDNGFGAGYVATQINRLAERGKISE encoded by the coding sequence ATGGATGTCAGGGAAATACTCGAAGAAGTGAAGAAGGGGACAATGGATACGGCAGCGGCCGAAGAACTGCTCCGCGCCAACCCTGCTTCGCGTTCGTATGAGGAAATGGGATATGCAAAGCTCGACACGGACAGAAGAGAAAGGTCCGGCTTTGCCGAGGTCGTATACTGCCAGGGAAAGTCCGACAAGTTCATAGCAGACATTTTCCAGAAGCTCTATGAGCTGGACGGGGAAGTCTTCGGGACGCGCGCCTCTTCCCACCAGTATGAACTCGTGAAAGAGAGGATCCCGGATATTTCCTATGACCCCGTCTCCCATATCCTGAAGAAGGAAAAAGAAGGAAAGGAACGCATCGGATGCGTCGCTGTCTGCACAGGCGGCACGGCGGATATTTCCGTCGCCGAAGAAGCGGCCCAGACGGCTGAATACTTCGGCACGCATGTCGAACGCATTTACGACGTGGGCGTGAGCGGTATCCACAGGATACTTTCCAAGGAAACCTTGGTCAGGAGCGCGAACTGCGTCGTCGCCGTAGCCGGGATGGAAGGGGCACTTGCTTCTGTCATCGGAGGCCTCGTGAAGAATCCCGTCATCGCCGTTCCGACATCGGTCGGCTATGGCGCCAGCTTCCACGGCCTTTCGGCGCTTCTGACGATGATTAATTCCTGCGCGAACGGCATCGTCACAGTCAATATTGATAATGGATTTGGCGCCGGCTACGTGGCGACCCAAATCAACAGGCTTGCAGAAAGGGGAAAAATCAGTGAGTAA
- a CDS encoding FeoB-associated Cys-rich membrane protein, translated as MNNILVGLIIAVIAGWFGYCLYRMWRGARGADCASCALGGDFDYGTYGKEVVPEKPMEVVTSAGHHIIVDEEAARRRRERIRKMMEGK; from the coding sequence ATGAATAATATATTGGTAGGACTCATCATCGCTGTCATTGCAGGCTGGTTCGGATACTGCCTGTACCGCATGTGGCGCGGTGCAAGAGGCGCTGACTGCGCGAGCTGCGCACTTGGCGGTGATTTCGATTACGGCACTTACGGCAAGGAAGTTGTTCCTGAAAAGCCTATGGAAGTCGTGACATCGGCAGGACATCATATCATCGTCGATGAAGAAGCGGCAAGAAGACGCAGGGAACGAATCCGCAAGATGATGGAAGGGAAATAG